CTTCAGAATCAGTCCCGACAATAAGATAAATATAACAATCAGTTTCTTCATTCCCTGTTGTTGGTTGAGTAAACGGATACTTTCCGTAGCCCATTAAAGCATAATCATTCCGGTTTCTGATCATGCCCTGTCCGAAGCTAGCGGAAAATAGATGCGCAATTTAAGCATAATCAGCAGATGGAAAATCTTTAGCTGATCAATAATCAGCTGACGGCAGATTTTCTACGTCCGGATTTGGTAGCTTTGCAGTTGTTAAAAATCTACCTGAAAAAATCAGTTTCATTAACAGCAGCCCCGATATGTGCACCCGATTTACATCAATCCTCCGCCGTTCCGGCAGATTTTATCTTTTCCTGATCTCTCTGATGCTTATGTCATTTACATTCCAGTCCACGAAACCTTTCCGCATCGTATTTTTCGGCGATTCCATCACGCAGATGGGCAATGAACCGGGCGGGTACATTGACCTGATGCGGCAGGAGATCAGCAAAAACGGGCTGAACGACCGTTACGAACTGATCGGGGCAGGCATAGGAGGTAACAAAGTTTATGATCTATACCTGCGGCTTGAAGAGGATGTGCTGAAGCATAAGCCCGATATGGTATTCATATACATCGGGGTGAACGATGTGTGGCACAAATTGTGGGGCACCGGCACCGATGCCGACAAATTTGAACGCTTCTACCTGGCGTTGATCGGGAAAATCAAGGCGGCAGGCGCCGATGTTGCACTTTGCACCCCCGCAGTAATCGGAGAGCATACCGATTTCACCAACCAGCTTGACGGAGACCTGAACAGGTATTCACAGACAGTGCGTAAACTGGCCGCGGAAGAACACTGCAAGCTGATTGACCTGCGCCGGATATTTTTGGATTATAACCTGAAAAACAATCCGGACAACCTTGACAAAGGCATCCTGACCACCGACGGTGTGCACCTGAACGATAAAGGCAACCGTTTGGTGGCGGATACATTTTTAAGCGAGATTTTTCCCAAATAAACAGGCAATGGCCAGCTGAAGCACTCATCAAGCCTGGTGGGTGCGGCATTTTGACTTCTCCCGGCTTTTCGGCTAAAGCCGGCTGGTCAGGGGTTCTGCTTTTTCCCCGGGCTGAAGCCCGGAGTAAGGCAAGCAGATTTTTCCTGACTTTTTTATTACCCCCGGCTTGAGCCGGGGGTAATAAACTGCCGACAAACGCAGGGGCTTCAGCCCAAAAGGCAACATAAATTTATTCGTAGCCCGGCATTATTTAAAACCGGCTGGTCAGAAAGTTCCCCCTGGTTTGGCTTCTCCCGGCTTTCCGGCTAAAGCCGGTTGGTCCGGGGTTCTGCTTTTCCCCGGGCTGAAGCCCGGAGTAAGGCATGCATATTTTTCTGACTTTTCACCGGCAATCCGACGTCTGAACCAGGACTTCGGCTCAACCAACACAAGTATTGGTTATCTATATTCCGCAGTTTCTGAAGATACTCAATTCCAGCTTATTACCCCCGGCTTGAGGCGGGGGTAATAAGCTGCTTATAAACGCAGGGGCTTCAGCCCAAAAGGCAACATAAATTTATTCGTAGCCCGGCATTATTTAAAACCGGCTGGTCAGAAAGTTCCCCCTGGTTTGGCTTCTCCCGGCTTTTCGGCTAAAGCCGGTTGGTCAGGGGTTCTGCTTTTTCCCCGGGCTGAAGCCCGGAGTCAGGCAAGCATATTTTTCCGGCTTTTCACCGGTTATCCGACGTCTGAACCAGAACTTCGGCTCAACCAACACAAGTATTGGTTATCTATATTCCGCAGTTTCTGAAGATACTCAATTCCATTTTATTACCCCCGGCTTGAGCCGGGGGTAATAAGCTGCTTATAAACGCAGGGGCTTCAGCCCAAAAGGCAACATAAATTTATTCGTAGCCCGGCATTATATAAAACCAGCAGGTCAGAAAGTTCCCCCTGGTTTGGCTTCTCCCGGCTTTCCGGCTTTCAACCACTACCGTATTAATACAAGGCCTGTTAGCAGTCGATAATTCAGGCTTATATGACAATTTGCCCAACTTTTTAGTATCTTAGCTGTTTAATTTGTTTTTCGTCTGATTATTTCCGACCTGTAATGTATAAAGTCCTGATCGTTGACGATGACCCTACCTTCTGCCTTATGCTCAAGTCGTATCTTGGGAATAAGGGATTTGACGTAAAGGAGGTTTTCACGGCGGGCAGTGCCATAAAGGCCTCAAGGGAAAGTCATTTCGATATTGTTCTTACAGATTTCCGTCTGCCTGACATTGACGGGATCACGCTGATTGCGGAGCTGAAAAAGATACAACATGGCGTTCCGGTCGTACTGATGACCCGTTACGGGGATATCCGGTCGGCTGTTACCGCCATTAAATCCGGGGCTTTTGATTACATCACCAAACCGGTGAATCCCGATGAGCTGTTGCTTACCGTAAATAAGGCCATCAGCAAACAGAAACAGGAGAAAAAAAACGAATCAGGCATCAGGTCGGAGCCGTTGCCCGGCAACATGAGTTACCTCCGGGGCACCAGTCAGCCGGCGATGTTGGTGGAACAGTATATTTCACTGATCGCCCCTACCGATATGTCGGTGATTATTCAGGGCGAAAGCGGCACCGGTAAAGAGTATGTGGCAAGGATGATCCACATG
This sequence is a window from Lentimicrobium saccharophilum. Protein-coding genes within it:
- a CDS encoding SGNH/GDSL hydrolase family protein, which produces MCTRFTSILRRSGRFYLFLISLMLMSFTFQSTKPFRIVFFGDSITQMGNEPGGYIDLMRQEISKNGLNDRYELIGAGIGGNKVYDLYLRLEEDVLKHKPDMVFIYIGVNDVWHKLWGTGTDADKFERFYLALIGKIKAAGADVALCTPAVIGEHTDFTNQLDGDLNRYSQTVRKLAAEEHCKLIDLRRIFLDYNLKNNPDNLDKGILTTDGVHLNDKGNRLVADTFLSEIFPK